A genomic stretch from Bradyrhizobium quebecense includes:
- a CDS encoding DUF2189 domain-containing protein — MTTVFARPKLQLFGVSTAFVVRKISLSDLGDALRLGWEDFKAIPTHAIVLCVMYPVLGLVLFRLVIGYSVLPLLFPLAAGFALIGPFAGLGLYELSRRRERGEEPGAWDAMQVLRAPSFGAMLELGILLFVLFGVWIAAADAIYIATFGYAPAASIPDFAERVLTTPEGWSLIIVGCGVGFLFALAALCVSVVSFPLMLDRHATAIDAIRTSIRAVMMNPIEMAAWGLIVAVLLAVGSLPFFVGLCVVLPVLGHATWHLYRKVVEPDPNPPQEEPRPPIGHRYAADFPASLFPWSRER; from the coding sequence ATGACCACCGTATTCGCACGACCCAAACTGCAATTGTTTGGCGTCTCGACCGCCTTTGTGGTTCGCAAGATCAGCCTTTCCGACCTGGGCGACGCGCTGCGCCTCGGCTGGGAAGACTTCAAGGCCATCCCGACCCACGCCATCGTCCTGTGCGTGATGTACCCCGTCCTCGGACTTGTCCTGTTCAGACTTGTGATCGGCTATTCGGTTCTGCCGCTGCTGTTTCCGCTCGCCGCCGGCTTCGCCCTGATCGGTCCTTTCGCCGGATTAGGCCTCTACGAACTGAGCCGCCGCCGCGAGCGGGGAGAGGAGCCAGGAGCCTGGGATGCAATGCAGGTGCTGCGCGCGCCGTCGTTTGGCGCCATGCTCGAACTTGGCATTCTCCTGTTCGTTCTGTTCGGGGTCTGGATCGCCGCCGCGGACGCGATCTACATTGCGACTTTCGGCTATGCTCCGGCTGCGAGCATCCCTGATTTCGCAGAGCGCGTGTTGACGACGCCCGAAGGCTGGTCGCTCATCATCGTCGGATGCGGCGTCGGCTTCCTTTTCGCCCTGGCTGCCCTGTGCGTCAGCGTCGTCTCGTTTCCACTGATGCTCGACCGCCATGCCACAGCGATCGATGCGATCCGCACCTCGATACGGGCCGTGATGATGAATCCAATTGAGATGGCGGCGTGGGGATTGATCGTTGCGGTATTGCTGGCCGTGGGTTCACTGCCATTCTTCGTCGGTCTCTGCGTCGTTCTGCCGGTGCTTGGTCATGCGACCTGGCATCTTTACAGGAAGGTGGTCGAGCCTGACCCGAATCCTCCGCAAGAAGAGCCCCGCCCGCCGATCGGTCACCGCTACGCGGCCGATTTCCCGGCCTCGCTCTTCCCGTGGAGCCGTGAGCGTTAG